The Pseudomonadota bacterium genome includes a region encoding these proteins:
- a CDS encoding TonB-dependent copper receptor, whose translation MNKQISGGLLAALACLSAWADDDRPVDAEVVETADQAGVKLEPAWPLVLEPVVVTTALMTDPYSVSSDPRQPRLPLPAHDGGSYLKSIPGFSLSRKGGTSGDPELRGLGGSRLNILLDDAAILGGCGGRMDPPTAYVYPESFDRIEVIKGPQSVRYGASASGVVHFDRDTPRFDDPEIRGYGSTTVGRFGRRDGVGEVTAGSESAYARLTGTFSEQDDYSDGNGREVHSRYQRWSAGGVFGWTPDENTLVEASIDRSDGEAAYDDRKMDGTRFGRSGYSLRARRANLSDWWRELEFMAYYNYVDHVMDNYTLREPPMMPMVGYPDRRTRGARLNAEFQPARDWLLSAGLDWSDNLHANNSLMGPAVERFGSVPREDNAEFTDFGAFVEASRRVSPRGRVTFGLRVDHGQVEALSEDGFGGVAPGTEDSDDRVSGFVRYSHQLASRPVTFYAGLGRAERSPDFWERRRVFALENEVLTQFDLGARYEGPRLTANLALFYGEFEDFILIAAPGQPGAEARNAEAGTYGGEADVRYRITQQLAVVGTLAWVRSDNDSDDRPLAQTPPLEGTLGLDFDDGRWFGGALWRAVASQDRIHAGHGTIYSLDTAETPGFAVLSVYGGRHFGRAWTLTGGIDNLFDRYYTGHLQRGSADLGAAASRIAEPGRSFWLRLSRRF comes from the coding sequence ATGAACAAGCAGATCTCGGGCGGCCTGCTCGCCGCCCTCGCATGTCTGTCGGCCTGGGCCGACGACGACCGCCCGGTCGACGCCGAGGTCGTCGAGACCGCGGATCAAGCCGGCGTAAAGCTCGAGCCAGCGTGGCCGCTCGTGCTCGAGCCCGTGGTGGTCACGACCGCACTGATGACCGATCCCTACAGCGTCAGCAGCGATCCGCGACAGCCGCGTTTGCCGCTGCCGGCGCACGATGGCGGTTCTTACCTGAAGTCCATCCCCGGCTTCTCGCTCAGCCGCAAGGGCGGCACCAGCGGCGACCCTGAACTGCGCGGACTGGGCGGTTCGCGCCTGAACATCCTGCTCGACGACGCCGCCATCCTCGGCGGCTGCGGCGGGCGCATGGACCCGCCCACGGCCTACGTCTACCCGGAGTCCTTCGACCGCATCGAAGTCATCAAGGGCCCGCAGTCGGTGCGCTACGGCGCCTCGGCCAGCGGCGTGGTGCACTTCGACCGCGATACGCCCCGCTTCGACGACCCCGAAATCAGGGGCTATGGCTCGACCACCGTGGGACGTTTCGGCCGCCGGGACGGGGTCGGTGAGGTGACTGCTGGTTCTGAAAGCGCCTATGCACGCCTGACCGGCACCTTCTCCGAGCAGGACGACTACAGCGACGGCAATGGCCGGGAGGTGCATTCGCGCTACCAGCGCTGGAGCGCCGGCGGCGTGTTCGGCTGGACGCCGGACGAAAACACCCTCGTCGAGGCGAGCATCGACCGCAGCGACGGCGAGGCCGCCTACGACGACCGGAAGATGGACGGGACGCGCTTCGGCCGCAGCGGCTACAGCCTGCGCGCCCGGCGCGCGAACCTCAGCGACTGGTGGCGCGAGCTGGAGTTCATGGCCTATTACAATTACGTCGACCACGTCATGGACAACTACACCCTGCGCGAGCCGCCGATGATGCCGATGGTCGGCTACCCCGACCGGCGCACGCGCGGGGCGCGCCTGAACGCCGAGTTCCAGCCGGCGCGAGACTGGCTGCTCAGCGCCGGCCTCGACTGGAGCGACAATCTGCACGCCAACAATTCGCTGATGGGGCCGGCTGTCGAGCGCTTCGGCAGCGTGCCGCGCGAGGACAACGCCGAGTTCACCGATTTCGGCGCCTTCGTCGAAGCGTCCCGGCGCGTTTCGCCGCGCGGCCGCGTCACCTTCGGCCTGCGCGTCGATCACGGCCAAGTCGAAGCGCTGAGCGAAGACGGTTTCGGCGGCGTGGCGCCGGGAACCGAAGACAGTGACGACCGCGTGAGCGGTTTCGTTCGCTACAGCCACCAGCTTGCCAGCCGCCCGGTCACTTTCTACGCCGGGCTCGGGCGGGCCGAGCGATCACCGGACTTCTGGGAACGCCGGCGGGTCTTCGCCCTGGAAAACGAGGTGCTGACGCAGTTCGACCTCGGAGCCCGCTACGAGGGGCCGCGCCTGACCGCCAATCTGGCGCTGTTCTACGGCGAGTTCGAAGATTTCATCCTGATCGCGGCGCCCGGCCAGCCCGGGGCGGAAGCGCGCAACGCCGAGGCCGGCACCTACGGCGGCGAGGCCGATGTGCGCTACCGGATCACCCAGCAGCTGGCGGTGGTCGGCACCCTGGCCTGGGTGCGCAGCGACAACGACAGCGACGACCGGCCGCTGGCGCAGACGCCGCCGCTGGAGGGCACCCTCGGGCTCGACTTCGATGACGGGCGCTGGTTCGGCGGCGCGCTGTGGCGAGCGGTGGCCAGCCAGGATCGCATCCATGCCGGCCACGGCACGATCTACTCGCTCGACACCGCCGAAACCCCGGGCTTTGCGGTCTTGTCGGTCTACGGCGGCCGTCACTTCGGCCGGGCCTGGACACTGACCGGCGGCATCGACAACCTGTTCGACCGCTACTACACCGGGCACCTGCAGCGCGGCTCAGCCGACCTCGGCGCGGCCGCCTCGCGGATTGCCGAACCGGGCCGCAGTTTCTGGCTGCGTTTGAGCAGGCGTTTCTGA
- a CDS encoding EAL domain-containing protein, producing MPDSGSSPEQEGLERLQRDGGLAVVDDAGGLCHASRGLVNLLGSDSGKLAGQAFGHLLLNGGDSALVEQLNRLFAGQEPARRIKARLRRADGSLIDVRIELSPFSHNKDRFALMRIERIVEQDDDYSERRHDRLFRQVFEASEDAVLLIDGDQFIDCNPAAVRMLRCQSKRDILPVPPWGVSPEYQPDGRPSAEKALEMIRTAQENSFHRFEWVHKRSDGEDFPVEVTLTPIELDGREIIHTVWNDITERKRNEKKIERLARYDLLTDLPNRRLLQENATGMIESCSRQGKPLGVMYMDLDRFKDINDTQGHEMGDRVLTEVARRLRTCLRETDTVARLGGDEFAFLLPDTDIERMHSVAGRIVEALEAPFQISGMSTRISASIGMVSFPEHGTTLAELLKHADIAMYRAKDQHSGCCLFQPEQASNVLERVNLERELRQAIDSGKIIPYYQPIVEAHSGRICCLEVLARWPRPGDEQIPPDVFIPMAEATGLINPLGASMLEQVCRQVERWRGRGMDVRVSLNLSAQELELPQLTAGLLTTLEQHGLDGRVIEIELTESTVMSNATQNVAKLAELKAHHIRVSIDDFGTGYSSLSQLKKLPVDTLKIDQSFVRDMVDDPADANIVETIVLLARAMGLKTIAEGIETEAQFRAARDMGCDMVQGYLFARPLAPEMLEPILKQGRIELPKGYGASQ from the coding sequence ATGCCAGATTCCGGCAGTTCACCTGAACAGGAGGGGCTAGAGCGCTTGCAGCGTGATGGCGGCCTGGCCGTTGTGGACGACGCAGGTGGCCTGTGCCACGCCAGCCGGGGACTGGTGAATTTGCTGGGGTCAGACTCCGGTAAGCTGGCAGGCCAGGCGTTCGGCCACCTTCTCCTCAACGGCGGCGACTCGGCGCTGGTGGAGCAACTGAATCGGCTTTTCGCCGGCCAGGAACCCGCCCGACGGATCAAAGCCCGCCTGCGTCGCGCCGACGGCAGTCTGATTGACGTGCGCATCGAGCTGTCACCGTTCAGCCATAACAAGGACCGGTTCGCGCTGATGCGAATCGAGCGCATCGTCGAGCAGGATGACGACTACAGCGAAAGACGCCATGACCGGCTTTTCCGCCAGGTCTTCGAGGCCTCGGAAGACGCCGTGTTGCTGATCGACGGAGATCAGTTCATTGACTGCAATCCGGCCGCGGTGCGCATGCTGCGCTGCCAGAGCAAGCGCGACATCCTGCCCGTGCCACCCTGGGGCGTATCGCCGGAGTACCAGCCCGACGGACGGCCGTCTGCCGAAAAGGCCCTCGAAATGATTCGCACAGCGCAAGAAAACAGCTTTCACCGATTCGAATGGGTGCACAAACGTTCCGACGGCGAGGATTTCCCGGTGGAAGTCACCCTCACGCCGATCGAGCTCGACGGGCGCGAAATCATTCATACCGTCTGGAACGACATCACCGAGCGCAAGCGCAACGAAAAGAAGATCGAACGCCTGGCGCGTTACGACCTGCTGACCGACCTGCCCAATCGCCGACTGCTGCAGGAAAACGCCACCGGCATGATCGAGTCCTGCAGTCGGCAGGGCAAGCCGCTGGGCGTCATGTACATGGACCTGGATCGCTTCAAGGATATCAACGACACCCAGGGTCACGAAATGGGTGACCGCGTGTTGACCGAGGTCGCGCGGCGCCTGCGCACCTGCCTGCGTGAGACCGACACGGTTGCAAGGCTTGGCGGCGATGAGTTTGCGTTTCTGCTGCCCGATACAGACATTGAGCGCATGCACAGTGTGGCGGGCCGCATCGTGGAGGCGCTCGAAGCGCCCTTCCAGATCAGCGGCATGAGTACCCGCATCAGTGCCAGCATTGGCATGGTCAGCTTTCCGGAACACGGCACCACGCTGGCCGAATTACTCAAGCATGCGGATATCGCGATGTATCGCGCCAAGGACCAGCACAGCGGCTGCTGTCTGTTTCAACCGGAACAGGCCTCCAATGTCCTTGAGCGCGTCAATCTCGAGCGCGAGTTGCGCCAGGCCATTGACAGCGGCAAGATCATCCCGTATTACCAGCCCATCGTCGAAGCGCATTCCGGCCGGATCTGCTGCCTTGAAGTACTGGCGCGCTGGCCACGGCCCGGCGATGAGCAGATTCCTCCGGATGTATTCATTCCGATGGCTGAGGCAACCGGTCTGATCAACCCGCTTGGCGCCAGCATGCTCGAGCAGGTCTGTCGCCAGGTCGAGCGCTGGCGCGGGCGCGGAATGGATGTGCGAGTTTCGCTCAATCTCTCGGCCCAGGAACTGGAGCTGCCGCAGCTGACCGCCGGGCTACTCACCACCCTCGAACAGCACGGACTCGACGGGAGAGTGATCGAGATCGAACTCACCGAGAGCACGGTCATGAGCAACGCCACACAGAACGTTGCCAAGCTGGCCGAGCTCAAGGCGCACCATATCCGGGTATCGATTGATGACTTCGGAACCGGGTACTCCTCACTGAGTCAGCTCAAGAAACTGCCGGTCGACACGCTCAAAATCGACCAGTCGTTCGTGCGCGACATGGTTGACGATCCAGCCGACGCCAACATTGTCGAGACCATCGTTCTGCTGGCCCGCGCGATGGGGCTGAAGACCATCGCCGAGGGCATAGAGACCGAAGCGCAGTTCCGGGCGGCCCGCGACATGGGCTGCGACATGGTCCAGGGCTACCTGTTTGCCAGGCCACTCGCCCCGGAGATGCTGGAGCCGATCCTGAAGCAGGGACGAATTGAGCTGCCGAAAGGGTACGGTGCTTCTCAATGA
- a CDS encoding RNA-binding protein gives MAEAVRLDKWLWATRFFKTRGQAQQAIRGGKIAINGASPKASRLVRCGDRLEITKGDLRFEIVVAEIGEKRVSAPLAQAMYTETEAGRIARERKLEERRLERSAGAATARRPDKRERRQLRKINRGQ, from the coding sequence ATGGCAGAAGCCGTACGACTTGACAAATGGCTCTGGGCGACACGCTTTTTCAAAACGCGCGGACAGGCCCAGCAAGCGATCCGGGGTGGCAAGATCGCAATCAACGGCGCTTCGCCAAAGGCTTCCCGTCTGGTCCGTTGTGGCGATCGACTCGAGATCACCAAAGGCGATCTGCGCTTCGAGATCGTCGTCGCCGAAATTGGCGAGAAGCGCGTGTCCGCGCCCCTGGCACAGGCCATGTACACCGAGACCGAGGCCGGCCGAATCGCGCGCGAGCGGAAGCTGGAAGAGCGACGCCTGGAGCGATCAGCCGGTGCGGCAACGGCCCGGCGGCCGGACAAGCGCGAAAGGCGTCAGCTGCGCAAGATCAACCGCGGACAATAG
- a CDS encoding ion transporter yields MPPRSDGEALALAATGWRERLARRVEGPAFSRFIIALIIVNAVVLGLETSPAVMARFGEVLVALNTAILGAFVIEIALKLVAFGPRFFKSGWNLFDFFVVGISLVPTAGPLEILRALRVLRVLRLLSQVPKLRVIIESLLRALPGMGWTALLLMLVFYVFAVMGTMLFGQQFPEYWGSLGRSLFALFQIMTLESWSSGIARPMMEAYPWVWAYFVPFILVSSFMVLNLFIAIIVTATQSIHQDEEDLERRALLAELRAINERLKRLEGNDG; encoded by the coding sequence ATGCCGCCTCGGTCTGACGGCGAGGCGCTCGCGCTGGCCGCCACGGGCTGGCGCGAGCGCCTGGCCCGCCGGGTCGAGGGGCCGGCCTTCAGTCGTTTCATCATCGCGCTGATCATCGTCAACGCCGTCGTTCTCGGCCTGGAGACTTCTCCGGCCGTGATGGCGCGCTTCGGCGAGGTGCTCGTCGCCCTCAATACGGCCATCCTCGGCGCGTTCGTCATCGAGATCGCGCTCAAGCTCGTCGCCTTCGGGCCGCGTTTTTTCAAGTCCGGCTGGAACCTGTTCGATTTTTTCGTCGTGGGCATCTCGCTGGTGCCGACGGCCGGCCCACTGGAGATCCTGCGTGCCCTGCGTGTGCTGCGGGTGCTTCGCCTGCTCTCCCAGGTTCCCAAGCTGCGGGTGATCATCGAGTCGCTGCTGCGCGCCCTGCCGGGCATGGGCTGGACAGCACTGTTGCTGATGCTGGTCTTCTATGTTTTTGCCGTGATGGGCACGATGCTCTTCGGGCAGCAGTTCCCCGAGTACTGGGGTAGCCTGGGCCGCAGCCTGTTCGCGCTGTTCCAGATCATGACGCTCGAGTCCTGGTCGTCGGGCATCGCCCGGCCGATGATGGAAGCCTATCCCTGGGTCTGGGCCTATTTCGTGCCCTTTATCCTGGTCTCGAGCTTCATGGTGCTCAACCTGTTCATCGCGATTATCGTGACCGCGACCCAGTCGATCCACCAGGACGAGGAGGACCTGGAGCGGCGAGCGCTGCTGGCCGAGTTGCGCGCCATCAACGAACGCCTGAAGCGGCTTGAAGGGAATGACGGGTAA
- the htpG gene encoding molecular chaperone HtpG, with protein MSDATAPETRRFDTEVHQLLKLMVNALYSNREIFLRELISNASDANDKLRFEALTSDALKGLDQDLAIEVRFDAQAGTLTVADRGIGMNREEVIANLGTIARSGTRQFLESLSGDKQQDASLIGQFGVGFYSAFIVAAEVTVETRRADEPAASGVRWTSTGEGEYRLEPVEREAQGTTITLKMRDDHADLLSQWQLKRIIRHYSNHIAFPIRLVEAGKEDDAETVNESKALWARAKAEISEQEYQEFYSSLTGDPEKPLSFAHHHVEGSQRYSLLLYLPSQAPFDMLINRDEREGVKLYIQRVFIMDAAEQVVPRYLRFMRGVIDSADLPLNISREILQDNPLVRKIRAAVIKRSLDLIEKLAGEGGESWEKFWNTFGSVLKEGVIEDLEQRERIASLLRFASSGSDRETVGLDTYIGNMAKDQDTIWYLTADSLKVAQNSPHLEAFRKRGVEVLLLTDRIDEWLVAHLNEYKGKSLKSAASARLDLDGAQPEPDEAAKKLAGRIKKALGEQVGNVIAGSRLTDSPGVVVTDDNAMSLQMQKMLRQAGQDVPDSKPNLEINADHPLLAMMNAVDSEKRFGELAQLLFDQALLAEGGELADPAGYVRRVNTLLVDALGKGGGDKDDHAASV; from the coding sequence ACAAGCTCAGGTTCGAGGCGCTGACCAGCGATGCGCTCAAGGGGCTCGATCAGGATCTTGCAATCGAGGTCCGTTTTGACGCGCAGGCGGGTACGCTGACGGTGGCCGATCGCGGAATCGGCATGAACCGCGAGGAAGTGATTGCCAATCTTGGCACCATTGCGCGGTCGGGGACGAGGCAATTTCTGGAATCGCTTTCAGGCGACAAGCAGCAGGATGCTTCGCTGATCGGCCAGTTCGGCGTTGGTTTCTACTCGGCTTTCATCGTCGCCGCCGAGGTGACCGTGGAGACGCGCCGTGCCGACGAGCCGGCAGCCAGCGGCGTTCGCTGGACCTCCACGGGCGAGGGCGAGTATCGGCTCGAGCCCGTCGAACGCGAGGCCCAGGGCACGACCATTACCCTGAAAATGCGCGACGATCATGCGGATCTGCTCTCCCAATGGCAGCTCAAGCGGATCATTCGCCACTACTCCAACCACATCGCCTTTCCGATTCGTCTGGTCGAGGCCGGCAAGGAAGATGATGCCGAGACGGTCAATGAGTCCAAGGCGCTGTGGGCGCGCGCGAAGGCGGAGATCAGCGAGCAGGAGTATCAGGAGTTCTATTCCAGCCTGACCGGTGATCCGGAAAAGCCGCTGAGCTTTGCGCATCACCACGTCGAGGGCAGTCAGCGCTACAGCCTGCTGCTCTACCTGCCGTCGCAGGCGCCGTTCGATATGCTGATCAACCGCGACGAGCGCGAGGGCGTGAAACTCTATATCCAGCGGGTGTTCATCATGGACGCCGCCGAACAGGTCGTGCCGCGCTACCTGCGCTTCATGCGGGGGGTGATCGACTCGGCCGATCTGCCGCTCAATATCTCGCGCGAAATCCTGCAGGACAATCCGCTGGTTCGGAAGATCCGGGCGGCAGTGATCAAGCGCTCGCTCGATTTGATCGAAAAGCTGGCCGGGGAAGGTGGCGAGTCCTGGGAGAAGTTCTGGAACACCTTCGGCAGCGTGCTCAAGGAAGGCGTGATCGAGGACTTGGAGCAGCGCGAGCGGATCGCTTCGCTGCTGCGTTTTGCGTCGAGCGGGTCTGACCGCGAGACCGTCGGGTTGGATACCTACATCGGCAACATGGCCAAAGACCAGGACACCATCTGGTATCTCACGGCAGACAGTCTGAAAGTGGCGCAGAACTCGCCGCATCTGGAAGCTTTCCGGAAGCGCGGCGTCGAGGTGCTGCTGCTGACCGACCGTATCGACGAGTGGCTGGTCGCCCACCTGAACGAGTACAAGGGCAAGTCACTCAAGTCCGCCGCCAGCGCCAGGCTTGATCTGGATGGAGCGCAGCCCGAGCCGGATGAGGCGGCAAAGAAGCTCGCCGGACGGATCAAGAAGGCGCTGGGCGAGCAGGTCGGAAACGTGATTGCCGGTTCCCGCCTGACCGACTCGCCCGGCGTGGTCGTCACCGATGATAATGCCATGAGCCTGCAAATGCAGAAAATGCTTCGGCAGGCTGGCCAGGATGTGCCGGATAGCAAGCCGAACCTCGAGATCAACGCTGACCATCCGCTGCTGGCGATGATGAATGCTGTGGACAGCGAAAAACGCTTCGGTGAACTCGCGCAGTTGCTGTTCGACCAGGCCCTGCTGGCCGAGGGGGGTGAGTTGGCGGATCCAGCCGGCTACGTCCGCCGGGTCAATACCCTCCTGGTCGATGCACTCGGCAAGGGTGGCGGGGACAAGGACGACCATGCCGCCTCGGTCTGA